From Neodiprion pinetum isolate iyNeoPine1 chromosome 7, iyNeoPine1.2, whole genome shotgun sequence, a single genomic window includes:
- the LOC138191272 gene encoding GATA zinc finger domain-containing protein 7, which yields MGGPGAGRATRQELNIVPHHVGHGERVLVIGESPATACRCCPPATTPPPVTALPSPPPLALLHIYGISSSSNNNNNNNNNKNNNNNNNNNAEATVEETAKAAMSSPPKHRRGFDPNDATANDFRRYRRVKTRQRAIPCPLRSSRECVPRIPPG from the exons ATGGGTGGGCCGGGCGCCGGGCGGGCGACGAGGCAGGAGTTGAACATCGTGCCACACCACGTCGGCCACGGGGAGCGAGTCCTGGTGATCGGCGAGTCGCCAGCAACCGCGTGCCGCTGCTGCCCCCCGGCGACGACGCCGCCACCGGTGACCGCGTTGCCCTCGCCACCGCCACTGGCATTGCTCCACATATACGggatcagcagcagcagcaacaacaacaacaacaacaacaacaacaaaaacaacaacaacaacaataacaacaacgcCGAGGCGACGGTAGAGGAAACGGCCAAGGCGGCCATGTCATCACCCCCCAAGCATCGACGGGGTTTCGATCCCAACGACGCCACGGCCAACGACTTCCGGAGGTACAGACGGGTCAAGACACGACAGAG AGCCATTCCATGTCCTCTGCGATCATCCCGAGAGTGCGTTCCTCGGATCCCACCGGGTTGA